One genomic segment of Sminthopsis crassicaudata isolate SCR6 chromosome 4, ASM4859323v1, whole genome shotgun sequence includes these proteins:
- the LOC141541678 gene encoding cytochrome P450 4B1-like isoform X2 yields MSWANTYPSAHPLWFGKFIGFLNIYDPEYAKAVYSRGDPKAWDVYSFFLPWIGNGLLVLDGPKWFQHRKLLTPAFHNEVLKPYVGLFAESTHAMLDKWKEKVSVNKSVEIFSDVGFMALDTLMKCIFGKTNKGQTQSDTDYYLAIADLTLLMQERIFTFQYHNDFLYWLTPHGRNFLRACKIAHDHTDKVIRERKAALNGENLEKTLRKRHLDFLDILLGVKDENKTNLSDMDLRAEVDTFMFEGHDTTTSSLAWFLYCMALYPEHQNLCRKEIQEILQGRDTVQWEDLAKMNYLTLCIKESFRLYPAVPQVYRQLSKPVTFPDGRSLPEGGLVSLHIYALHRNPTVWTDPEVFDPQRFTPENASGRHPFAFMPFSAGPRNCIGQHFAMIEMKVVTALCLLNFEFSPDLTQPPIKQLQLILRSKNGIHLNLKRLTQ; encoded by the exons ATGTCATGGGCCAACACTTACCCTTCCGCCCACCCTTTGTGGTTTGGGAAATTCATTGGATTTCTGAACATCTATGACCCTGAATACGCCAAGGCTGTGTATAGCCGAGGAG ACCCGAAGGCCTGGGATGTGTACAGTTTCTTCTTACCATGGATCG GGAATGGGCTGTTGGTCCTGGACGGACCCAAGTGGTTCCAACACCGGAAATTGCTCACGCCTGCTTTCCACAATGAGGTGCTGAAGCCCTATGTGGGCCTGTTTGCAGAATCCACCCACGCCATGCTG GACAAGTGGAAGGAGAAGGTTTCTGTGAATAAGAGTGTGGAGATCTTCAGTGATGTGGGCTTCATGGCTCTGGACACCCTGATGAAATGCATCTTTGGGAAGACAAACAAAGGCCAAACACAGAG TGACACAGACTATTACCTGGCTATTGCTGATCTCACCCTGCTGATGCAAGAACGAATCTTCACCTTCCAGTACCATAATGATTTCCTCTACTGGCTCACACCCCATGGGCGTAATTTTCTGAGGGCCTGCAAGATTGCCCATGACCACACAG ATAAAGTGATCAGGGAAAGAAAAGCTGCCCTGAATGGGGAGAATCTAGAGAAGACCTTGAGGAAGAGACATTTGGATTTCCTGGACATTCTCCTTGGAGTCAAG GATGAGAACAAGACCAACTTGTCAGACATGGATCTACGGGCTGAAGTGGATACATTCATGTTTGAAGGCCATGATACCACCACCAGCAGTCTCGCCTGGTTCCTGTACTGTATGGCCCTTTACCCGGAGCACCAGAACCTCTGCCGGAAAGAGATCCAGGAAATCCTACAAGGTCGTGACACTGTCCAGTG GGAAGACCTGGCGAAAATGAACTATCTCACCCTGTGCATCAAAGAGAGCTTCCGCCTGTACCCCGCCGTGCCCCAGGTGTACCGCCAGCTCAGCAAGCCTGTTACCTTTCCAGATGGGAGGTCACTGCCTGAAG GAGGCCTGGTTTCTTTGCACATTTATGCTCTCCACAGGAACCCCACTGTATGGACTGACCCTGAG GTATTTGACCCCCAACGTTTCACTCCTGAGAATGCTTCAGGACGTCATCCCTTTGCCTTCATGCCCTTCTCTGCTGGACCCAG GAACTGCATTGGGCAGCATTTTGCCATGATAGAGATGAAGGTGGTAACAGCCCTCTGCCTGCTGAATTTTGAATTCTCCCCAGACCTCACTCAGCCACCCATCAAGCAACTACAGCTGATTCTGCGTTCTAAGAACGGCATTCACCTCAACCTGAAGAGGCTGACCCAGTGA